The Aequorivita sublithincola DSM 14238 genome window below encodes:
- a CDS encoding toxin-antitoxin system YwqK family antitoxin: protein MRNVLILICLFIGAASTSQIREYNPDNIYKKDGEKNSQGVPIGEWEYYGAFSDDRPAQYFNYDTRISRVYFIQDIASGKPLILQEKGKLNEDFEKTGTWTFYHNSREGEIIAKKGDYINGLENGEWKEFYPNGTLQSTSYWIKGTPVGKWESYFPDGSLRSIKNYEKGVSVGEWQEYYEDGTIKEITNYTEGIRNGIFTETQKFDDVILVKVGMYVNGFPDGEIITYYVQDGNKYVYERVLIRNKKITGAIKRYNAEGKVIGLISYNDDNDITEMKEYFDDGTLRRFSTALPDAGIESVWEISEYYPNGNLKMKFIEKDSKYHNIVSAKDPNGNSLDYGTLKDGNGTLYQYSDEGKISSITTLKYGIPNGPYTEFGTITFNDNTYQYKKTGTFTKEGKVGDFITTVEKDGKNITIQTATYYQNIAIDQKNYNIDGMLQEELHIDTSTGIKEEIVYYPSGSIKTKLQFQYPDVLLNVLICKDPNGKNLDYGSIKDGSGVYKEYDMSGKLVTTYTFKEGKVVSQK from the coding sequence ATGAGAAATGTACTCATTTTAATATGCCTATTTATAGGTGCTGCCTCAACTTCACAAATAAGGGAGTATAATCCAGATAATATATATAAGAAAGATGGAGAAAAAAATAGTCAAGGTGTCCCCATAGGCGAATGGGAATATTATGGAGCTTTTTCGGACGATAGACCAGCCCAATATTTTAATTATGATACTAGAATATCAAGGGTGTATTTTATTCAAGACATTGCCAGCGGTAAGCCATTAATTCTACAAGAAAAGGGTAAGCTAAATGAAGATTTTGAAAAAACTGGAACTTGGACTTTTTATCATAATTCTAGAGAAGGGGAAATTATAGCTAAAAAAGGAGATTACATAAATGGTTTGGAAAATGGTGAGTGGAAGGAATTTTATCCGAACGGTACATTGCAAAGCACAAGTTATTGGATAAAGGGAACTCCGGTTGGTAAGTGGGAATCATACTTTCCAGATGGAAGCTTACGGAGTATAAAAAATTACGAAAAGGGAGTATCTGTTGGTGAGTGGCAAGAATATTACGAGGACGGAACTATTAAAGAAATCACGAACTACACTGAGGGTATCCGAAATGGAATATTTACGGAAACACAAAAATTTGATGATGTTATTTTAGTAAAGGTGGGTATGTATGTAAATGGTTTTCCAGATGGTGAAATTATTACTTACTACGTCCAAGATGGAAATAAATATGTTTATGAAAGAGTCCTTATAAGGAATAAAAAAATTACTGGCGCTATAAAAAGGTATAATGCAGAAGGGAAGGTAATAGGCTTAATTTCATACAATGATGATAATGATATTACTGAAATGAAAGAATACTTTGATGATGGAACATTAAGAAGATTTTCAACAGCGTTGCCAGATGCTGGAATAGAATCTGTTTGGGAAATATCTGAATATTACCCAAATGGTAATCTTAAAATGAAATTCATTGAAAAGGATTCAAAATACCACAATATAGTTTCTGCAAAGGATCCTAATGGAAATAGCCTAGATTATGGTACTTTAAAGGATGGTAATGGTACACTTTATCAATATTCCGATGAAGGCAAAATTAGCTCAATTACAACTTTAAAATATGGGATACCAAATGGACCATATACTGAATTCGGAACAATCACTTTTAACGATAATACATACCAATATAAAAAGACTGGAACATTTACCAAGGAAGGAAAGGTTGGGGATTTTATTACAACGGTTGAAAAAGATGGAAAAAATATCACAATTCAAACGGCTACCTATTATCAAAATATTGCGATAGACCAAAAAAACTATAACATTGATGGGATGTTGCAGGAGGAACTTCATATTGATACATCCACAGGAATAAAAGAGGAAATCGTTTATTATCCTTCAGGATCTATTAAAACTAAATTACAATTTCAATATCCAGATGTTTTATTAAATGTGCTAATATGCAAAGATCCAAACGGTAAAAATCTGGATTACGGCTCCATTAAAGATGGTTCGGGTGTTTATAAAGAGTATGATATGAGTGGTAAACTTGTAACCACTTATACCTTTAAAGAAGGTAAAGTGGTGTCTCAAAAATAA
- a CDS encoding WG repeat-containing protein — MKSKPLIMRYLIFLLFFPSIVISQSTKEYTKEIKGSGYANDGFYNYEAKIKYQLWNQGMGDIVLKIGIMDYKITRFREKDMVEINTYDSPVANQFPLVLKNHQGDVRFDLFIKWNGGNGTTVVRFTNLKEEAVRQGALDLYYFDKEQVKEMVEKFELKKNRDNIEDLDVEMNSIYIDNNYFGDLSSITNQYYKSKKNENSEDKLENKKTYNNHVDNERKIVEASLKGAEARYKREQEFARIDEARKARELKPSDMYWVDSPEKRTALAKEQNAAGIQNVQNSVQNLANTMEAAFKENGKRRAAKKQAERENQWKIEYEEGMANAHQVALDKVAADEKKELDESIKIGVAKELDKIMIILTEKYEKQKGNSCTDNKEIIPVSLTDDDFNSSFDEIKNMFKNKYGFINSEHKIKIPFIYDYADCFKNGLAYVRRNDLVGYINSSGQEVIPIKYLVASSLGKDGYWVRSKSEGNFHLGLDGKIIRKLKDVIYSGEEFYIDKKLIKFRKDEIDYYGVMDIKGNVILPSEYEEIEFVGEDYKDVKFISTTINNKTGLCNLQGQLIIPHEYDELVEIRSEYIRFKKGEELIDFDHNGKIKTIAYDWVEENTEKKIKKNYLLSFEKDNLFGLMRAKDSVEIVSPIYSQIDPIYTNSNKYYRVLLRKKIPNSEWLSRDYGLIDNNGKLVLPCEYGDINGGDHNSAIFRVLENGKLGILNNNFDVIIPSEYEQIRECLKKTSKNTYKPTGYIGRNGDNYTILNLSGEKLIDRSFLHVSGFYDYDMRYHIFNDTSGNYGILDEDFNFYLDNIKTELGSYFYGYYSFKSNNGKWGTKSILDHSIIIQPTYDEFWGMTDYIIEAVKDGKFGLLDRNGKTLLPFKYNKRFKAVEEYHSQNRFEKDFPNAPLPYDSRF; from the coding sequence ATGAAATCTAAACCGTTAATTATGCGCTATTTAATTTTTCTACTATTCTTCCCTTCAATAGTAATTTCTCAAAGCACCAAGGAATATACCAAAGAAATAAAAGGTTCTGGTTATGCAAATGACGGTTTTTATAATTATGAAGCGAAAATAAAATATCAATTATGGAATCAAGGAATGGGTGATATTGTCTTGAAAATAGGAATAATGGATTATAAAATTACTCGCTTTCGAGAAAAAGATATGGTAGAGATAAACACTTATGACAGTCCTGTAGCAAATCAATTCCCTCTTGTTTTAAAAAATCATCAAGGTGACGTTCGTTTTGATTTATTTATAAAATGGAATGGTGGAAATGGAACGACTGTTGTCAGGTTCACTAATTTAAAAGAAGAAGCAGTAAGACAAGGCGCTTTAGATTTATATTATTTTGACAAAGAGCAAGTCAAAGAAATGGTGGAAAAATTTGAATTAAAAAAGAATAGAGATAACATCGAAGATTTAGATGTTGAAATGAATAGTATTTATATTGATAACAACTATTTTGGAGATTTATCATCAATAACCAATCAATATTATAAATCCAAAAAAAATGAAAATTCTGAAGATAAACTAGAGAATAAAAAAACATACAACAATCATGTAGACAATGAAAGAAAAATTGTTGAAGCATCGTTGAAAGGAGCTGAAGCTAGATATAAAAGAGAACAAGAATTTGCAAGAATAGATGAGGCTAGAAAAGCTAGAGAATTAAAACCGTCAGACATGTATTGGGTGGATAGCCCCGAAAAAAGAACTGCACTGGCAAAAGAGCAAAATGCGGCAGGCATTCAAAACGTTCAAAACTCTGTTCAAAATTTAGCCAATACAATGGAGGCCGCTTTTAAAGAAAATGGCAAAAGAAGAGCCGCTAAAAAACAAGCAGAACGTGAAAACCAATGGAAAATTGAATACGAAGAAGGTATGGCAAATGCTCATCAAGTTGCTCTTGATAAAGTAGCTGCCGATGAAAAAAAAGAATTGGATGAAAGCATTAAAATTGGTGTCGCTAAAGAATTGGACAAAATAATGATCATTCTAACAGAGAAGTATGAAAAGCAAAAAGGAAATAGCTGCACTGATAATAAAGAGATTATTCCAGTATCATTAACAGATGATGATTTCAATAGTAGTTTTGATGAAATTAAAAACATGTTTAAAAATAAATATGGGTTTATAAATTCAGAGCACAAAATAAAAATTCCTTTTATCTATGATTATGCCGACTGTTTTAAAAATGGGTTAGCGTATGTAAGAAGAAACGATTTAGTTGGTTATATAAATTCTTCAGGCCAAGAAGTAATACCTATAAAATACTTGGTGGCAAGTAGTTTAGGTAAAGATGGCTATTGGGTAAGATCTAAGTCTGAAGGTAATTTTCATTTAGGTTTAGATGGTAAAATCATTAGAAAACTAAAAGATGTAATCTATTCTGGTGAGGAATTTTATATTGATAAAAAACTTATTAAATTCCGTAAGGATGAAATAGATTATTACGGCGTGATGGATATTAAAGGCAATGTAATTTTACCCTCAGAATATGAAGAAATTGAATTTGTGGGTGAAGACTATAAAGATGTAAAATTTATCTCTACAACTATAAACAATAAAACTGGTTTGTGTAATTTACAAGGACAACTTATAATACCACATGAATATGATGAATTAGTAGAAATAAGGTCTGAATATATAAGATTTAAAAAAGGAGAAGAACTTATAGATTTCGACCATAATGGAAAAATAAAAACTATTGCTTATGATTGGGTCGAAGAAAATACTGAAAAAAAAATAAAAAAAAACTATCTGCTTTCTTTTGAAAAGGATAATCTTTTTGGTTTAATGCGTGCTAAAGATAGCGTAGAAATAGTTTCGCCAATCTATAGCCAAATAGACCCAATATATACAAATTCAAATAAATATTATAGGGTTCTTTTAAGAAAAAAAATACCTAATAGTGAATGGCTATCAAGAGACTACGGTTTGATAGATAATAATGGAAAACTGGTTTTACCATGTGAATATGGAGACATTAATGGAGGTGATCATAATTCTGCAATTTTTAGAGTTTTAGAAAATGGTAAACTTGGAATTTTAAACAACAATTTTGATGTCATTATTCCATCAGAGTATGAGCAAATAAGGGAATGTTTAAAAAAAACCAGTAAAAATACTTATAAACCAACTGGTTACATTGGGAGAAATGGTGATAATTACACAATTCTAAACCTATCTGGAGAAAAATTAATAGATAGAAGTTTTTTACATGTTTCTGGCTTTTATGATTATGATATGCGCTACCATATTTTTAACGATACTAGCGGTAATTATGGAATACTAGATGAAGATTTTAATTTCTATTTAGATAATATAAAAACAGAATTAGGCTCATATTTTTATGGCTATTACTCTTTTAAATCAAATAATGGAAAATGGGGAACTAAATCTATTTTAGATCACTCAATAATTATACAGCCAACATATGATGAATTTTGGGGTATGACGGACTATATTATTGAGGCAGTAAAGGACGGCAAATTTGGACTTTTGGATAGAAACGGAAAAACTTTACTTCCTTTTAAATACAATAAGCGATTTAAAGCAGTTGAAGAATATCATTCTCAAAATCGCTTTGAAAAAGATTTCCCTAATGCACCATTACCCTATGATAGTAGATTTTAG